A genomic stretch from Acidobacteriota bacterium includes:
- a CDS encoding slipin family protein gives MGGLGLVIIVIIGIYILSSIKILTEYERGVIFRLGHLLPEPKGPGVILVFSPIDRIVRVSLRQEALEVPPQDIITRDNVTLKVNAVIFMRVIEPRKAIVEVANYLYQTSQFAQTTLRSVLGEVELDELLAHREKLNTRIQSILDQHTAPWGVKVVNVEVKQVDMPETMLRAMAKQAEAEREKRSKIIHAEGEFAAAQRLTDAANVLATNPTALQLRYLQTLTEIGVEKNTTIVFPIPIDIISGLTKLLEKDNAK, from the coding sequence ATGGGCGGACTTGGGCTAGTCATCATCGTCATCATCGGTATTTACATACTGTCGTCGATCAAGATCCTGACGGAGTATGAGCGGGGGGTGATCTTCCGCCTCGGCCACCTGTTGCCGGAGCCGAAAGGTCCGGGAGTGATCCTCGTATTTTCACCCATCGACCGCATCGTGCGCGTGTCGCTGCGGCAGGAAGCGCTCGAGGTGCCGCCGCAGGACATCATCACGCGCGACAACGTGACGCTGAAGGTGAATGCCGTGATCTTCATGCGCGTGATCGAGCCGCGCAAAGCCATCGTCGAAGTGGCGAATTATCTTTACCAGACGTCACAGTTCGCGCAGACAACGCTGCGCTCCGTCCTCGGCGAGGTGGAACTCGATGAGCTGCTGGCGCATCGCGAAAAGCTGAATACGCGCATCCAGTCGATCCTCGATCAGCACACCGCGCCCTGGGGCGTGAAGGTAGTGAACGTGGAGGTGAAGCAGGTCGACATGCCCGAGACGATGCTGCGCGCCATGGCGAAGCAGGCCGAAGCGGAGCGCGAGAAGCGGTCGAAGATCATCCATGCGGAAGGCGAGTTCGCCGCGGCACAGCGGCTGACCGACGCTGCCAACGTTCTGGCCACCAATCCCACCGCACTGCAACTGCGCTACCTGCAGACGCTGACCGAGATCGGCGTGGAGAAGAACACCACCATCGTGTTCCCGATCCCGATCGACATCATCTCCGGACTCACCAAGTTGCTGGAGAAAGACAACGCTAAGTAG